A region of Mugil cephalus isolate CIBA_MC_2020 chromosome 3, CIBA_Mcephalus_1.1, whole genome shotgun sequence DNA encodes the following proteins:
- the LOC125005439 gene encoding CUB and zona pellucida-like domain-containing protein 1 → MASLTLLLHLLLMVTAASAWSIIYRFFGGSLNFTPKGRNSDGTYELEIRDKQTTYYCRQNYYTCLSGNCGTQTQSTSGLVPRNSYGLRWCQYERTTKRKLPSNLPFEIRYPTNFNSYYGDGYWIPNIRSSMSYWRMMAHVDLGTRSDTGESNRSPLITTLPLLSPTTTTTTPTTTTTTTTTTTSQTTTTTSPTTTTTSPTTTIAPLSKIPLQFTVYVDYHNAPSCLDGDYFPIFLSPTPANGVNLPAFVNHTLEITVRSTAQFTTIYDLIVTGPRGITKQKVSTELYTIQWTPTEQDVNDHFPICFISEARDRYNRVYQSELRCVTADVGHQESTVTCNETTITVEVEKSYLIRRNLDNLHLNDVADSSCNLTTHSNETHLVAVMSLNACGTQVEEDEDNIIFLNEISSADPEEIISRRHDVEIAFSCSYPKRTNLTLGFRHKNPYAFTEKGFGAFTFQFEFFESQRFRKQVDGSTYPVEVYLKQMIFMQIEATTNIPNTELFVESCKATPYDNPNSRISYTIIENGCVKDKTVQIYPSSKSQFRFGMEAFEFIGAHDEVYITCSVILCESGASGTRCSQGCISANSGTHRSKREAAAETGRHSVSQGPLHLVKTSDSQSSGLSMNLGMNLVFIVGCLLVCGVVIYRAKRSRPKYQALPTSEED, encoded by the exons ATGGCTTCTCTCACGCTGTTGCTGCATCTGCTGCTCATGGTCACAGCTGCATCTGCATGGTCCATCATCTACAGGTTCTTTGGTGGATCTCTGAACTTCACACCGAAAGGAAGGAATTCAGACGGAACCTATGAG CTGGAAATTCGTGACAAGCAAACTACATACTACTGCAGACAGAATTACTACACTTGCCTAAGTGGCAACTGTGGGACCCAGACCCAGTCTACCAGTGGACTAGTTCCCAGGAACTCCTATGGTTTGAGATGGTGCCAGTATGAGAGGAcgacaaaaagaaaactcccCAGCAACCTCCCCTTTGAGATCAG aTATCCTACTAATTTTAATTCCTACTATGGCGATGGTTACTGGATACCAAACATCAGAAGCTCTATGTCTTACTGGAGAATGATGGCACATGTGGACCTGGGAACACGATCTGACACCGGTGAATCCAACAGATCTCCCCTCATTACCACGCTGCCCCTCCTCAG tccaacaaccaccacaactactccaacaacaacaacaacaacaacaacaacaacaacttcacaaacaacaacaacaacttctccaacaaccaccacaacatcTCCAACAACCACAATTGCTCCACTCAGCAAGATTCCTCTGCAATTTACAGTTTATG TGGACTACCACAACGCCCCCTCATGTCTTGATGGTGattattttcccattttcttgTCACCAACTCCTGCGAATGGAGTAAATCTTCCAGCATTTGTCAACCACACCCTCGAAATCACAGTCAGATCCACAGCTCAGTTCACCAC GATTTATGACCTGATTGTGACAGGACCAAGAGGCATTACAAAGCAGAAAGTCTCCACAGAACTATATACAATACAATGGACGCCAACTGAACAGGATGTCAACGATCACTTTCCAATCTGCTTCATTTCTGAAGCAAGAGACAG ATACAACCGAGTCTATCAGTCAGAGCTTCGTTGTGTGACCGCTGATGTTGGACACCAAG AGTCCACTGTGACGTGTAATGAAACTACGATAACCGTGGAAGTGGAGAAGTCGTACCTCATCAGACGCAACTTGGACAACCTGCATCTGAACGACGTTGCAGATTCTTCCTGCAACCTGACAACTCACTCCAATGAGACCCACCTGGTGGCTGTCATGTCGCTGAACGCCTGTGGGACTCAAGTGGAG GAGGATGAAGACAACATCATCTTTTTAAACGAGATCTCATCTGCTGACCCAGAAGAAATCATCTCCAGGCGGCACGACGTTGAGATTGCCTTTTCCTGCTCTTATCCAAAGAGAACCAACCTGACCCTGGGCTTCAGACACAAAAACCCATACGCCTTCACAGAGAAAGGCTTCGGTGCTTTCACCTTTCAGTTTGAGTTCTTCGAGAGCCAGCGCTTTAGGAAACAAGTGGATGGCAGCACCTACCCAGTGGAGGTGTACCTGAAGCAGATGATCTTCATGCAGATTGAGGCGACCACCAACATCCCCAACACTGAGCTGTTTGTGGAGTCCTGCAAGGCGACTCCCTATGACAACCCCAACTCCCGCATCAGCTACACCATCATCGAAAATGG GTGTGTGAAAGACAAAACTGTGCAAATCTACCCCAGCTCCAAGTCTCAGTTCAGATTTGGAATGGAGGCTTTTGAGTTCATCGGCGCTCATGACGAG GTCTACATCACATGCTCCGTCATCCTGTGTGAGAGCGGCGCCTCTGGAACCCGGTGTTCTCAGGGATGCATCAGCGCCAACTCAGGGACGCATCGCAGCAaaagagaagctgcagctgagactggaAGACACTCCGTTTCCCAGGGACCTTTGCACCTGGTCAAGACTTCTGACAGCCAAT cATCCGGGCTGAGCATGAATCTGGGCATGAACCTGGTCTTCATCGTCGGCTGCCTCCTGGTATGCGGGGTGGTGATCTACAGAGCAAAGAGGTCCAGACCTAAATACCAGGCCCTGCCCACCTCTGAGGAAGACTAA
- the LOC125005440 gene encoding uncharacterized protein PB18E9.04c-like, with protein sequence MSYWRMMAHVDLGTRSDTGESNRSPLITTLPVLRVPRNCPRSFNLTAFDPDGDHVRCRTPSSSNTYECGLCGVTSGFSVDQTSCSLTYTSSGPTGYHPIELVVEDFPNRPITLSYSDGTYTLKEPLSGGRRKRQVAFSTTSVLPTTTPPTTTTTSPITTTPPSTTTPQTTTTTPPSTTTPQTTTTAPPTTTTPQIINTTPLPATTPQTTTTTPLPTTTPQTTTTTLQTTTTPQTTTTTPPITTTPQTTTTTPQTTTTTPQTTTTTPQTTTTTPQTTTTTPQTTTTTLQTTTTTLQTTTTPQTTTTTSSPTTTPQTTTMIPPTNTTNTSTAPNTTTSPTTTTTTPTTTTTPTTTTIAPTATNTTTAPNTTTSSTTTTTTPTTTTTSPTTTTISIPTTTTTTTTPTTTTTTTTSPTTTTPYFRTTIAPLSKIPLQFTVYVDYHNAPSCLDGDYFPIFLSPTPANGVNLPAFVNHTLEITVRSTAQFPTIYDLIVTGPRGITKQKVSTELYTIQWTPTEQDVNDHFPICFISEARDRYNRVYQSELRCVTADVGHQEATVTCNETTLTVEVEKSYLIRRNLDNLHLNNVADSSCNLTTHSNETHLVAVMSLNACGTQVEEDEDNIIFLNEISSADPDEIISRRHDVEIAFSCSYPKRTNLTLGFRHKNPYAFTEKGFGAFTFQFEFFESQRFRKQVDGSTYPVEVYLKQMIFMQIEATTNIPNTELFVESCKATPYDNPNSRISYTIIENGCVKDKTVQIYPSSKSQFRFGMEAFEFIGAHDEVYITCSVLLCESGASGTRCSQGCISSNSGTHRRKREAAAETGRHSISQGPLHLVKTSDSQSSGLSMNLGVNLVFIIGCLLVCAVVVCRAKRSRAKYQALPTSEED encoded by the exons ATGTCTTACTGGAGAATGATGGCACATGTGGACCTGGGAACACGATCTGACACCGGTGAATCAAACAGATCTCCCCTCATTACCACGCTGCCCGTCCTCAG AGTTCCAAGAAACTGCCCCCGATCATTCAATCTGACAGCGTTTGACCCTGATGGTGACCATGTGAGATGCAGAACACCATCCAGCTCAAACACCTATGAGTGTGGTTTATGCGGTGTCACCAGTGGTTTCTCTGTAGACCAG ACTTCCTGCTCCCTAACATACACCTCCAGTGGTCCAACTGGATACCATCCCATTGAGCTTGTGGTGGAGGATTTCCCCAACAGACCGATCACTCTGTCTTACTCTGATGGAACCTACACATTGAAGGAACCACTTTCAGGAGGAAGGCGTAAACGTCAAGTGGCATTTTCCACCACATCTGTTCTTCCAACCACAActcctccaacaacaacaacgacttCTCCAATAACCACCACTCCTCCATCGACAACAACTCCtcaaaccaccaccacaactcCTCCATCGACAACAACTCCTcaaaccaccaccacagctcctccaacaaccacaactcCTCAAATCATCAACACAACTCCTCTACCCGCCACAACTCCTCAAACCACTACTACAACTCCTCTACCCACCACAACACCtcaaaccaccaccacaactcTTCAAACAACCACAACTCCTCAAACCACTACCACAACTCCTCCAATTACCACCACTCCTCAAACCACTACCACAACACCTCAAACCACAACGACAACTCCTCAAACCACTACCACAACGCCTCAAACTACTACCACAACTCCTCAAACCACTACCACCACTCCTCAAACCACTACCACAACACTTCAAACCACTACCACAACTCTTCAAACAACCACAACTCCTCAAACCACTACCACAACTTCTTCACCCACCACAACTCCTCAAACCACTACCATGATTCCTCCaacaaacacaaccaacacatcaACTGCTCCAAataccacaacttctccaacaacaaccacaactactccaacaaccacaactactcCAACAACCACCACAATAGCTCCAACCGCAACCAACACCACAACTGCTCCAAATACCACAACTtcttcaacaacaaccacaactactccaacaacaacaacaacttctccaacaaccaccacaataagtattccaacaacaacaacaaccacaactactccaacaacaacaacaacaaccacaacttctccaacaacaaccacaccatATTTCCGAACAACCATTGCTCCACTCAGCAAGATTCCTCTGCAATTTACAGTTTATG TGGACTACCACAACGCCCCCTCATGTCTTGATGGTGattattttcccattttcttgTCACCAACTCCTGCAAATGGAGTAAATCTTCCAGCATTTGTCAACCACACCCTCGAAATCACAGTCAGATCCACAGCTCAGTTCCCCAC GATTTATGACCTGATTGTGACAGGACCAAGAGGCATTACGAAGCAGAAAGTCTCCACAGAACTATATACAATACAATGGACGCCAACTGAACAGGATGTCAACGATCACTTTCCAATCTGCTTCATTTCTGAAGCAAGAGACAG ATACAACCGAGTCTATCAGTCAGAGCTTCGTTGTGTGACCGCTGATGTTGGACACCAAG AGGCCACTGTGACGTGTAATGAAACTACATTAACCGTGGAAGTGGAGAAATCGTACCTCATCAGACGCAACTTGGACAACCTGCATCTGAACAACGTTGCAGATTCTTCCTGCAACCTGACAACTCACTCCAATGAGACCCACCTGGTGGCTGTCATGTCACTGAATGCCTGTGGGACTCAAGTGGAG GAGGATGAAGACAACATCATCTTTTTAAACGAGATCTCATCTGCTGACCCAGATGAAATCATCTCCAGGCGGCACGACGTTGAGATCGCCTTTTCCTGCTCTTATCCAAAGAGAACCAACCTGACCCTGGGCTTCCGACACAAAAACCCATACGCCTTCACAGAGAAAGGCTTCGGTGCTTTCACCTTTCAGTTTGAGTTCTTTGAGAGCCAACGCTTTAGGAAACAAGTGGATGGCAGCACCTACCCAGTGGAGGTATACCTGAAGCAGATGATCTTCATGCAGATTGAGGCGACCACCAACATCCCCAACACTGAGCTGTTTGTGGAGTCCTGCAAGGCAACTCCCTATGACAACCCCAACTCCCGCATCAGCTACACCATCATCGAAAATGG GTGTGTGAAGGACAAAACTGTGCAAATCTACCCCAGCTCCAAGTCTCAGTTCAGATTTGGAATGGAGGCTTTTGAGTTCATCGGTGCTCATGATGAG GTCTACATCACATGCTCCGTTCTCCTGTGTGAGAGCGGCGCCTCTGGAACCCGGTGTTCTCAGGGATGCATCAGCTCCAACTCAGGGACGCATCGAAGAAAAAGGgaagctgcagctgagactggaAGACACTCCATTTCCCAGGGACCTTTGCACCTGGTCAAGACTTCTGACAGCCAAT catCTGGCCTGAGCATGAATCTGGGTGTGAACCTGGTCTTCATCATCGGCTGCCTCCTGGTATGTGCGGTGGTGGTCTGCAGAGCAAAGAGGTCCAGAGCTAAATACCAGGCCCTGCCTACCTCTGAGGAAGACTAA